The following nucleotide sequence is from Corynebacterium hindlerae.
TCCTCATCGCTCTCGATGAAGCGCTCGAGCTGCTTTCCGACGCCCGTGCCCACCTCGCGTCACCCGAAAACGATCTCAGCCTCCTCATCGACACCGGCTACCGCTCCCGCATCCGCTACGAAGCACGCGCCGCCGGCAGCTCCGGCATCTCCGGCCGCCCCATCCTCCGCCTCCACCCCGGCGCGCCAGGCTGGGTCAGCCAGCTCGAACAAGCCGAGAATCTTGGGGCCCGGATTGATGTGTTCTAGATAAATGGCCCCGGATTTAGCGTACGGATGGGACGTTTTCGGCCTAAATCATCCCATCCGTACGCTCGATTTGCGGGTTTATTACTTTTATTACTAGGCGCTGCGCGCTGCCTTCATTTCCGCGTCGATGCGCAGGAGACCGGAGCCATCCTCACCTACGATGCGCAGGCGATCCAGGATCTCCTTCACCATCGCGACCTCATCAACCTGTTCGGCGAGGAAGGAATCGATCAGTGGGCGGGAGTCGTAATCCTTAGTTTCAAAACCAAGCTCCGCCAGGTGGTGGATCTTCGCAGAGATCTTCTCCTCGTGTGCCAACGCCGCTTCGAAAACCTCCACAACGGTGGTTGCCGCGATCTGAGGCGCTGGGATGGACTGCACCTGAGGCACCACATCGCGCGCTGCCAGGTGGTCAGCGAACTGTTGCGCGTGCAGGTTTTCCTCGGCGGCCTGGGCGCGGAGCCAATCCCGGATGCCGGAAAGGCCCAAACTGTCAACAATGTAGGACAGCTGCAAGTACACCAGGGATGCCTCGAGCTCGGCGGTTACTTGGTCATTCAGCGCTGCTGCTAGTTTTTCATTAATCTTCATGCTGCACAGCATACTTGAAAACGGCTCCAGCTAGCAGGCACCTGGTGTGCCAATGGCAAAACCCCCGACCTTGCGACCGGGGGTTTCTTATGCTGTGCGCCCGGAGGGATTCGAACCCCCAACCTTCTGATCCGTAGTCAGACATTGGTGCGAATCATGCTACACTTCATGCAGCAATTCAACGTGAATGTTGTTGCATGGATTCCACTGGGTGCCACCAAGACCCATACCGTTTGCACCACTTTGTGCGACACCTAGCAACCCATGCAGTGCGACACTAAGGAAGGGGCAAACGATGGCGATAGCAACAGCAGGGTCACTTTGGCGCGACGAAAAACGCGGCCTGTGGATAGCCGAAATCTGGTGCGGGTACGACCCAGTAACAGGCAAAGCAGTTAGGCCTCGCGTCACGTCGAAGGACAAGAACGAGGCAGTCAGAAAGCGTCGGGACAAGATCAAGAAGATCAACGATGGCACCGAGATCCCCGGCAAGTCCATGGCATTCGAGAAGTGGGCAGGCAAATGGCTGGATGAAATTGCCGTGAAGAAGGTGGACGTGAAGACGATGCGCTCCTACCGGTCATGCGTCCGATGTCATTTAGTGCCAGCGTTCGGGAAGATGAAGCTGGACAAGATCACGCCTGACCATATTCGCGCCATGCACCGAGCTATGGAAGATAAGGGCCTATCTTCACGTTCGATTAACGCAGCGCACAAGCAGTTGTCCGCAATGCTCAAGGCGGCGGGGCGTGACGGCAAGATGGGCAAGAATCCGTGCGACATGATGGACACTCCGAAGATCGAGCAGAAAGCAGTGGATCCATTCTCACTTGCTGAAGCGCGCGCGATTATCCGGTTCTTGTCCGAGCGTGAGCCTGCAATGGCTGCTCGCTGGGCTTGCGCCCTGCTGCTGGGCACGCGCCAGAATGAGACGCTGGCGTTCACCCGTGATGTGGTCGACCTATCGAATGGCCTGGTCACTGTGGATAAGCAGCTCAAGGAAATGACCGTGAAGCACGGGTGCGGAACACAAGTGGACGGCAAGTGGCCGTGTGGCCGCGTTAAGGCTGGGAATTGCCCGCACATGGTGTTCGATGTGGACTCGCACATTCACTTTGAGCCGGTGGATGGGGTGCTGGCGTTCACATTCCCGAAGTCTGAGGCTGGCAAGCGCGTGATGCCATTGCCCCGCGTGCTGTGGAATGCGCTTGAGTGGCACATGAGGGAGCAATATGTGCCGAATGAGTGGGGTCTGCTGTGGGTGAATGAGCGGGGCAAGCCGATCCGAGCTGGGGCAGATTCGAGAGCGTGGAAGCAGTTACTCAAGGATGTGGGCGTCAGTCCTAAGAAGCTGCATGCTGGCCGTCACACGATGGTGTCCTTGATGCTGGATGATGGTGCTCCGTTGGATTTGCTGTCACCGTTTGTTGGACACTCGAGCGTGGCTACGACCCGGATCTATGCGCATGCGTCGATTGATGCGATGCGGTTGCAGATGGATCGTTTAGGGCGTGAGTTGGAGAAGTGATGTTCGAATAGTGCCGTCTTTTTGTTCGAACACTGTCATGATGGTTCGGGTGGTTTCGGGGCGTTGTTCCGGCCATTCGAACCATTCTTTTTTGAGTTGGTCGAGTGTGGAGTTTTTTGCGTGTGGGCCGCGTTCGAACGCGCCTGTTTGCGGGTAAATGACGAGGTCAACTGTCGATATTAGGCTTTCTAACTGTTGGAGCATTAGACGTGTCCTGTTCATGGAATTGCTCACGAATGGATTGAATGAGGTTCACGACGAGTCTAACTTCTTGGGCGGACAAGTCGGATACGTCTAGCTTAGTTGGGCGCACATATTTCGCAACTATGTTCGAATCACGGAATGCCTCATTCAAGACTTCGCCCACGTCAGCACCAGCAGACAAAGCAATTTTCGAAAGCGCATCGGGGGCAATAACAACCGGTCGGCTCACCCCACCCTCAACAATGACACCAGCCTCAACGCGACCGATCCAAGAGCGGGAGACGCCAACAATGTCAGCAAGCTGCTGCTGGCTCATGCGGGTTGCCTTGCGTGCGTCCCGGATAAGTGCGCCGGCACGTCGCATTTGTTGCTTCAATTGCGCTTCATTGTCCATAGACCTGAGTGTAACGAACGAATATTGTCACTGACCAGCAGGAATGGGTTTTGTTAGGTGCTTCATTTAACTGCATTGTTGTAATTACATTCCATGCACCACTTTCTTTCACGTGTTTGCTGCATGAACTGTTGCATGGGTGGCGGTCTCGTGTTAATATTCATTTGTGCCACAAAAGACAACATGGCACCCAGTGGCACTAAATGGCACTAAGTAAAGGAGGTAGCTCTGTGACGCAACCGATGACCAAACCGCGCATCATGTACACGCGCGAACAAGCAGCGGAAGTGCTGTCGATATCCACAAGCCAGTTGGACGAATTCAGACGGGCTGGATTGATTTGCGCCGTCAAATTCGGTGGGCGCGGCATCCGCTTCCTACACCAAGAACTAGAGGACTTTGCGAACAGCCTCCCGGCAGCATAAAGCCCTGTGCACTCGATTCACCACAAATCTCAAACGCACACAGGGCAAAGGCCCACCCAACAACCACGAAGGGGAACCACTATGGATGTTATCACACCACCAATTAAGGCTGTTCCGCTCGAACCATTCCCCGATGGGAGCATCGAATGGCAGCAGCAGCGCCAATCCGGCATCGGATCCTCGGATGCCAGCGTCATCATGGGCATGTCCAACTTCGAATCCCCATACAGCCTGTGGGAGATCAAGACCGGACGCGCACCACTCAACCCACCACGCGACCAGCGACAGGAAGAACTGTTGCGTTGGGGTCACCTGCTCGAACCGGTGATCCGTGAGGAAACCAGCACTCGCCTAGGCGTCAGCATCATCAAGCCAGACACAGCTTTCCAACACCACGAACGCGCATGGCAGCGCTGCAACCTCGACGGCTGGTCAACCGATGGGCGGATCTGCGAATTCAAGAACACTAGCTTCTTCATGCGCAAAGAATGGGTCGGACAGATCCCAGACCACGCCGAGATCCAAGTCCACCACAGCGCAGCAGTCATCGACGGCGTGGAGCGCGCGATTGTCGCAGGCCTAATTTCAGGCAACGAGCTGTCCATCTTCGAGATCACCATCAACCGGAACGTGGTGGACATGATCATCGAGCAGGAAGCGCGCTTTTGGGAGTGCGTCACGTCGGACACTCCCCCGCCTATTGACGGGCACGACCGTACATACCAGGCGCTTACCCGTGAACTCACGAACGGCAAGGGCTGGAACGAGGTGGGCGGTAAGGAAGCACGCGCCCTAGTGGAGACCTACTGGTCAGCACACGAACGCGAAAAGGCAGCAAAAGCCGACAAGAACACCGCCCGCAACAAACTCGCAGCGATGTTTGACGGCCACGAAGCCATCGCAACCGGCGAAACCGTGTGGGCGAAAACCACACGCGGCCAACTCAACATGACGAATCTCGCAGCAGAACATCCTGAATTGGTCGAACGGTACACCCGCCGACTCCCAACCTTTGACCTGGACGCATTCAAAGCCGAACAGCCAGAGGCCTACCGCCAATTCCAAACCATCAAGATCACCCCACAGAAACTCAAGGAGACCCACTAATGTCCGCAAACCTCGAACAGCGCATGTCCCAGCAGATCCAGCAGCAAGCACCGGAACAACGACGCCCAGCCACCCTGGCAGACCAGATCAAGTCCATGGAGGCACAATTCCAGTTGGCGATGCCTAAGGGCATGGAAGCGCAGCAATTGGTGCGCGACGCCCTCACTTGCTTGCGCCAGACTCCACAGCTCGCACGCTGCACGCCTCAGTCCGTCCTTGGTGGACTCATGACCTGCTCCCAACTTGGGCTTCGCCCAGGCGTGCTTGGCCACGCGTGGCTGATCCCGTTCAAGAACCGTGGTGTCGATGAAGCACAGTTGGTCATCGGATACCAGGGATTGGTGGAGCTTGCGCACCGTTCCGGTCAGATCAAGTCGCTGATCGCCCGCACCGTCTATGCCAACGATGATTTTGAAGTTGATTATGGCCTGAACGACAGCCTGGTTCACCGCCCGTGCATGGATGGGGAAAAGGGCGATCCAATCGCCTACTACGCGGTGGCGAAGTTCAACACCGGCGGGCACGCGTTCTACGTCATGAGCCACTTCGAAATGTTGGAATACAAGCGTAAGAACGTGAAGATGGGCAAGTTCGGCCCATGGGTGGATCACTTCGAATCTATGGCTCACAAGACCTGTGTGCGTCAGCTTGCTAAGTGGATGCCGAAGTCCACTGATCTTGCGCGTGCTATCGAGCAGGACGGAGCCGTGCGTGAAGACGTGAGCCAGGTCGCTATCGACTATCCGGTGCATGTCGATTCTGCAGAGCCTGCAGAGGAAGCCCCAGCTATCGACGGCGAAGTGATCGAGGAACCAGCGGCCTAACCCCGCGCCACGCCCGCAAAACAACCCTGGGGGAGATGCTCAAGTGTCTCCCCCACTTTTCATAGGAACACAAGAATGACCACCACAGACCAGAAGCTAATCCGACGCCAAGCACTGCAAGTCTTGACAGAAATGCTCGACAAGTACGCAGATGGCGGTGCCTACGAGCCAGTTACGGAGTTCTTTTGTAATTACGTCATTGTCAACAGCGACGAACCACACGTTCAGAGCATGTGGCAAGAATTCTACGAAGCATGGGACCTAGGGAGCCGGTATGCGTAACTACGCTCAGATCCAGCTGGAGATCTGGAACAACAGCGGTTTCCGCGCCCTGTCCGGTAACGCTCAGCGCCTTTTCTTCGTCCTGCTGTCCCTCCCCTCCCTGAACCACGCTGGGGTGGGTGATTGGAGGCCTAAGCGCCTAGCTAAGTTGTGCTCGGACTGGACGGTTGATGATGTGGAAGAGGCCGCAGGTGAGCTTATCCATGGGCTTTTCATTCTCATTGATGAAGAGACGGAAGAGTTTTTGATCCGGTCGTTCGTGCGGAATGATCCGTTGATGAAGCAGCCGAATATGGCTACTGCGATGGCTAAGAAGCTTGCTGAGGTGGGGTCGAATGAGCTTCGTGGTGTTGTTGTTTTTGAGCTTAAAAGGCTTCGTGTTGATGATCCGTCGTTGCCGGGCTGGAAGTCGAAGTCTGCTCAGAATTTGTTGAATCAGGTGTCTGTTGACCCGTCGGTTTACCCGTTGGGTGATGGGTCTGTTAAGGGGTCTGAAAAGGGGTCGGTTAAGGGGTCAGTTAACCCTTTGGGGAACCCATCGGGAAAGGGGTCTAGTGAGGGGTCTGAAAACCCTTTAGGCACCCCTTTATCGAAGGGGTCTGTTAAGGGGTCTGAAAAGGGGTGCCCTACACCTGCACCTACACCTAACACCTATACACCTGCACCTATTGATTTGGTCGAAACAAGTTCGACCCCAACCCAAGACGATCCGGCGGTTGCCGACAGCAACGAATCGACCCCTGAGCCTGAGCCGCCGAAGCAACCACGGGGCACGTATTTGCCGGAGGATTGGGAGCCGTCACCGGAGGCGTGGGCGAAGATGGCGGCTAAGCATCCTGGGGTGGACATTGGGCGTGAGACGGAGCGGTTCAAGAATTATTGGCTCGCGGCATCGGGTCAGAATGCGAGGAAGCGTGATTGGACGCGGGCGTGGTACAACTGGCTCGACCGTGCGACGCCTGTTGCACAGGTGCATCGCCCGGCGCGCGCACGCAACACAGTCGAGGCGTGGCTTGGCCACCCACAGCAGCCAACACAGCAGGGTGGTGTGATCGATGTTTAACCAAGCGTTGATTGAACACTACCGGGAGGTCGCGGCGAAGGTGCTGGTGATGTGCAAGGACATCAACCCGCGTTTCCCTAGCCCTGAGAACAATCCGAACATGGCGAACGCGTGGGCGACGGTGTTTAGCCGGTATCCGGTGCCTGCCGGGGCGTATTACGAGGCTGTGGTGGATTTTTTCGCGCATGACACCGAGGGGGAGGTGCCGACGGCGGGGCAGATCGTGAAGCATTGCAAGCAGGTTGTGGCGCGGTGGGAGTCTGAGCCGGCTCGCAGGCAGCAGCTCACCCAGTGGCGTGAAGCCAGGCGTGATGCGCGGGATGCGGCGATTGCTGCAGGGACGTTCAGGGGAGCGCTTGCGACACCATCGACGTCGGAGCCTGTGGGTGATTTGTCGCCTGCTGGGTTCATGGCCATTTTGGAGTCGAAGCGGTGAGTGCGCGCATGGGTTGCGCATGGTGCGCTATCAACCGTAGGCTTTACGGCCATCACAAAGTTCCACTACCTGCACTTTTTGCCCGCCATGTCGCATAGCTTGCGCATCATGCGCGCTTGATGTAACATTGAAATCACAGACGGAGCCACCACCTCCACCCAACAACCACCAAAGGAAAACCATGAACACCATCCGCAACAACCACCCAGCCCTCGCACAAGCCATCTACACCACCGGCGCCAACCCCACCGGCTCCGGCGTTGACCTCAACAAACTCGAAGACCTCGTTCTCGAAGCAGCCACCCTCATCAACCCGGCCCTCGCGGACACTATCGCCGAAAACCTTCGCTACGGAGCCACCCTCGAAATCTCCACCGGCGACTGGTTCGACAAAGACATCCAAGTCGAATGGGAATTCATGCCACACAACAGCAAAGAGACTGAACTCGGATGCGGAACCTTCGAAGAGTTCCTCGGAGAACCAGCCGACATCATGATCAGCATCGGCTTCAACGAACTGGTAGACACCCCACTAGCCAACCAGGAGGCAGCAGCCTAACAAAAGCATTGGGGGGGGCGCGCATCCACCACCACGCGCACCACACCACCGAAATAACCACCAAAGGAGAACCCCCACAATGGGCACCTGGAACACCCTCACCGAAGAACTGCAAGACCAGTTCAACGACATCGCCACCGTGCAGCGCATTCCACTCGACAAATGCATCATCAACAAAAACGATGGCGTGCACTACATGACCGCGGATAAAAGCCGCGAAGCAGGTGGCGGGACGCTGCGACACACGTTGTATGCATCCAGTGCAGACGGGAAAACCATCGATAGATGTTTCACGATGATCACCTACCTGCGTGAAGGCGAATACCACAAAATCTTGGAGTGGTCACCGCTCTCAGTGGGTATTCCCCGCCACACTGTGGAAAACATCGTTGAAATGTTTTTTCAGCAAAATAACATCGAACCACTGGAGGTGGCATAACAATGGCATACACCACGATCGTCGGAACCGTCGGTAAAGACCCGGAACTTAAGTTCACCAACAACGGCAAGGCCTACACCCGCGTGGGCATTGCCTGGTCTGAGCGGGTGAAAGATCGCAACGGTAACTGGGATGACGGCCCCACCGTGTGGGTGTCCGCCACAGTGTTCGGCAAGCAAGCCGAAAACCTTGCGGACAGCATCACCAAGGGTATGCGGGTCGCAGCAACCGGGCATCTGAAACCGGAAACGTGGGCCTCGCAGCAGGGGGAACAAACAGTGTTCACGATGGTGGCTGACACGATCGCCCCGGAACTGACGTTCCACACCGCTGCGTTGACGAAGCCAGCTGCGCAACAGCAACCACAGCAGGATGTGCGGAACAGTGCCCCACCAGCTGGAGGGAATGCCACCGATGATCAGCCACCGTTCTGACACTATGCCCACACAGGATCGCTTCACCACCCAGCAGGCCGCCGACATTCTCGGACTTAGCCGGATGACGTTGTGTCGGTGGCGTCGATCAGGAATCGGCCCGCCGTGGGTGCGGGTCAGTGAGCGGAAGATTATCTACCCTCGCCGTGAGTTTTACGCGTGGGTTGCTGAGAACCGCGCCAACTAACCACTTGCAGGGGCGCGACTGCTTTAACGCGCACCACCACACCACCCAATAACCACCAAGGACAAACCGCCAATGGCGAAGCTCACCAAACAAGAAGCAAAACTACACGAACAGGCCGAAAAACTGTTAGAAAAGGACACGCTGACGTTCGACGACAAACTGTTCATCCTTGAGCACTGGCAGGAATCAGCCACCAACGTCAACTCAACTCACGGCGCGTTCTTCACCCCATGGGGGTTAGCATCCGAGTTCGCCATGGAAGCCAGCTACCACCGCGACGCTCGCATCATCGACCTGTGTGCAGGCATCGGCGCCTTGTCGTTGGCGGTGCTGGACTTACACAAACACCGCAACATCACCCTGGACATCGTGTGCGTGGAAATGAACCCCGAATACGTGGCCGTCGGCAAGAAGATCGTTCCCGAAGCAACCTGGATCAACTCTGACGTGTTCGACCTCCCAGACCTCGGGCGCTTCGACATGGCGATCAGTAATCCCCCGTTCGGGAAGATCAAAACCGACCACAAGCCACCCCGATACAAGGGCGCTGAGTTCGAGTACAAAATCCTCGATCTAGCAGGCACTATAGCCGACACCGGCGCATACATCATCCC
It contains:
- a CDS encoding helix-turn-helix domain-containing protein; translation: MTQPMTKPRIMYTREQAAEVLSISTSQLDEFRRAGLICAVKFGGRGIRFLHQELEDFANSLPAA
- a CDS encoding YqaJ viral recombinase family nuclease, coding for MDVITPPIKAVPLEPFPDGSIEWQQQRQSGIGSSDASVIMGMSNFESPYSLWEIKTGRAPLNPPRDQRQEELLRWGHLLEPVIREETSTRLGVSIIKPDTAFQHHERAWQRCNLDGWSTDGRICEFKNTSFFMRKEWVGQIPDHAEIQVHHSAAVIDGVERAIVAGLISGNELSIFEITINRNVVDMIIEQEARFWECVTSDTPPPIDGHDRTYQALTRELTNGKGWNEVGGKEARALVETYWSAHEREKAAKADKNTARNKLAAMFDGHEAIATGETVWAKTTRGQLNMTNLAAEHPELVERYTRRLPTFDLDAFKAEQPEAYRQFQTIKITPQKLKETH
- a CDS encoding helix-turn-helix domain-containing protein codes for the protein MDNEAQLKQQMRRAGALIRDARKATRMSQQQLADIVGVSRSWIGRVEAGVIVEGGVSRPVVIAPDALSKIALSAGADVGEVLNEAFRDSNIVAKYVRPTKLDVSDLSAQEVRLVVNLIQSIREQFHEQDTSNAPTVRKPNIDS
- the recT gene encoding recombination protein RecT, with the translated sequence MSANLEQRMSQQIQQQAPEQRRPATLADQIKSMEAQFQLAMPKGMEAQQLVRDALTCLRQTPQLARCTPQSVLGGLMTCSQLGLRPGVLGHAWLIPFKNRGVDEAQLVIGYQGLVELAHRSGQIKSLIARTVYANDDFEVDYGLNDSLVHRPCMDGEKGDPIAYYAVAKFNTGGHAFYVMSHFEMLEYKRKNVKMGKFGPWVDHFESMAHKTCVRQLAKWMPKSTDLARAIEQDGAVREDVSQVAIDYPVHVDSAEPAEEAPAIDGEVIEEPAA
- a CDS encoding single-stranded DNA-binding protein; protein product: MAYTTIVGTVGKDPELKFTNNGKAYTRVGIAWSERVKDRNGNWDDGPTVWVSATVFGKQAENLADSITKGMRVAATGHLKPETWASQQGEQTVFTMVADTIAPELTFHTAALTKPAAQQQPQQDVRNSAPPAGGNATDDQPPF
- a CDS encoding ferritin; its protein translation is MKINEKLAAALNDQVTAELEASLVYLQLSYIVDSLGLSGIRDWLRAQAAEENLHAQQFADHLAARDVVPQVQSIPAPQIAATTVVEVFEAALAHEEKISAKIHHLAELGFETKDYDSRPLIDSFLAEQVDEVAMVKEILDRLRIVGEDGSGLLRIDAEMKAARSA
- a CDS encoding helix-turn-helix transcriptional regulator, with the protein product MISHRSDTMPTQDRFTTQQAADILGLSRMTLCRWRRSGIGPPWVRVSERKIIYPRREFYAWVAENRAN
- a CDS encoding methyltransferase → MAKLTKQEAKLHEQAEKLLEKDTLTFDDKLFILEHWQESATNVNSTHGAFFTPWGLASEFAMEASYHRDARIIDLCAGIGALSLAVLDLHKHRNITLDIVCVEMNPEYVAVGKKIVPEATWINSDVFDLPDLGRFDMAISNPPFGKIKTDHKPPRYKGAEFEYKILDLAGTIADTGAYIIPQGSAPFAFSGKQYFDRWEQQKYKKFHRETGIHIDIGCGLDTNQFRDQWKGVSPIVEVCTTEHF
- a CDS encoding tyrosine-type recombinase/integrase produces the protein MAIATAGSLWRDEKRGLWIAEIWCGYDPVTGKAVRPRVTSKDKNEAVRKRRDKIKKINDGTEIPGKSMAFEKWAGKWLDEIAVKKVDVKTMRSYRSCVRCHLVPAFGKMKLDKITPDHIRAMHRAMEDKGLSSRSINAAHKQLSAMLKAAGRDGKMGKNPCDMMDTPKIEQKAVDPFSLAEARAIIRFLSEREPAMAARWACALLLGTRQNETLAFTRDVVDLSNGLVTVDKQLKEMTVKHGCGTQVDGKWPCGRVKAGNCPHMVFDVDSHIHFEPVDGVLAFTFPKSEAGKRVMPLPRVLWNALEWHMREQYVPNEWGLLWVNERGKPIRAGADSRAWKQLLKDVGVSPKKLHAGRHTMVSLMLDDGAPLDLLSPFVGHSSVATTRIYAHASIDAMRLQMDRLGRELEK